A section of the Candidatus Baltobacteraceae bacterium genome encodes:
- a CDS encoding RNA polymerase sigma factor, giving the protein MSHVELEPAVAAIWRIESPKVIAALARMLGGDVGRAEDLAQDAFVAALTQWPDEGIPRNPGAWLVTAAKRRAIDAFRREKTLREKNEALQLDAGGGVEPDFAATYEEIDDDLLRLMFVACHPVISKEARVTLTLKLLGGLTTLEIARAFLSTESTIAQRIVRAKRTLSEAGVTFELPGAGERRERLASVLEAVYLIFNEGYSATSGQDVLRPELVEDALRLGRMLAKLMPHEAEIHGLVALMELQASRMPARLGSNGEHVLLLDQDRGRWNRLLISRGLAALDRARSLESLGPYGLQAAIAGCHARAATAEQTDWRGIAALYDALAQLLPTPVVELNRAVAVGMAFGPQAGLEIAESLRDEPALRAYHLLPSVFGDFFFKLGRFAEARAEFERAAALAQNDRDRKLLLERASLCS; this is encoded by the coding sequence GTGAGCCACGTCGAGCTCGAGCCCGCCGTCGCGGCGATCTGGCGCATCGAATCGCCAAAAGTGATCGCCGCGTTGGCGCGCATGCTCGGCGGCGACGTCGGACGAGCCGAGGATCTGGCGCAGGACGCTTTCGTTGCGGCGCTTACGCAGTGGCCCGACGAAGGCATCCCGCGCAATCCGGGCGCCTGGCTCGTGACCGCCGCAAAACGCCGGGCGATCGACGCATTTCGCCGCGAAAAAACCCTGCGTGAAAAAAACGAAGCGCTGCAGTTGGATGCCGGCGGTGGAGTAGAACCGGATTTTGCCGCGACGTACGAAGAGATCGACGACGATTTGCTACGCTTGATGTTCGTGGCATGCCATCCGGTTATCTCAAAAGAAGCGCGCGTGACGTTGACGCTCAAGCTGCTCGGCGGTTTGACCACGCTGGAGATCGCCCGCGCGTTCCTATCGACGGAGTCGACGATCGCTCAGCGCATCGTGCGCGCGAAGCGCACGCTTTCCGAAGCGGGCGTGACGTTTGAGTTGCCGGGCGCCGGCGAGCGGCGCGAACGCTTGGCGTCGGTTCTCGAGGCCGTCTATCTCATCTTCAACGAGGGGTATTCGGCGACGTCGGGCCAGGACGTGCTGCGTCCGGAGTTGGTCGAAGACGCGCTGCGGCTGGGACGCATGCTTGCAAAACTCATGCCTCACGAAGCCGAGATACACGGTTTGGTTGCGCTCATGGAGCTTCAGGCGTCGCGCATGCCGGCGCGCTTAGGGAGCAACGGCGAGCACGTGCTGCTGCTCGATCAAGATCGCGGCAGGTGGAATCGATTGCTGATCTCGCGCGGCTTGGCGGCGTTGGACCGGGCGCGCAGCTTGGAGTCGCTCGGACCGTACGGGCTGCAGGCGGCGATTGCGGGTTGTCACGCTCGCGCGGCGACGGCGGAGCAGACCGATTGGCGCGGCATTGCCGCGCTCTACGACGCGCTCGCGCAACTGCTCCCGACTCCGGTGGTGGAGCTCAACCGCGCCGTTGCGGTTGGCATGGCGTTCGGTCCGCAAGCGGGATTAGAGATCGCCGAGTCCTTGCGCGACGAACCCGCACTTCGCGCCTATCACCTATTGCCGAGCGTCTTCGGCGATTTCTTCTTCAAGCTCGGGCGCTTCGCGGAGGCGCGCGCCGAGTTCGAACGCGCGGCCGCCCTGGCACAGAACGACCGCGATCGTAAGCTGTTGCTAGAACGCGCTAGTCTTTGTTCCTGA
- a CDS encoding M48 family metalloprotease → MFRRIVPAFTIFALLSAAVPAPAPAMSTATEIQMGQSEDQQIVGSSVIETDPLLNAYVSGVAENLWNQVARKDLPYSVKIIKDTDVNSFATMGGFVYVNEGLVDFVQSDDELASVVGHETGHIERRHVITANSKAQILNILFGIASIFSPLIYNLGGLAEAGIMSKVSRENEIEADRYGLQLMSRAGYDPDAMVTMMAHMAVLGDEHSDLITKYLQDHPDPDKRVAHLVGYPELNPKDVTSAQGLVDASSDLERARYEFASLRLSEVLKNDPHNAEAMLEQGQADLALGMTGKGEQTLAQAAQLGSPQTRAEANSRIAQLRQMEVERVNLTHPNLAKLQAAIASAQSSHILTSGQVVERTAEGKDQIKAINTRVSSIEYEIPSYFGRINIKRGSRIEAVVKNLTLMARSINSTLQDSGATLGGVGSMEKNKESGLLKDTADIYTDMLAPMAMGPVPEDSLAVLPSYPQMLDQLSNADGDMLRSVDAARASLTALDQSLGDLDDLLKRLDNAEPGYNGDFSQISYESFSPLMQKTVTEFNSAATAASQGSQLYNLARSRQLSARITMLGLGNSPQRYSTLEYALKHRFGSTGVDYRTMLHEGLTTGDVVAATIVAADIKSTPEAIIAEAKSNHQNVVDVANTHGMHAWPLEIFLGLVYLDYTDDPTKELHRIDNGKGGEQTLTQIGL, encoded by the coding sequence ATGTTCCGCCGCATCGTTCCCGCGTTTACGATTTTCGCGCTGCTGAGCGCCGCCGTTCCGGCGCCCGCGCCTGCGATGTCAACCGCTACCGAAATTCAGATGGGTCAATCCGAGGATCAGCAGATCGTCGGAAGCAGCGTGATCGAAACCGATCCGCTGCTCAACGCCTACGTCTCCGGCGTCGCGGAAAACTTGTGGAATCAAGTCGCACGTAAGGACCTTCCGTACTCGGTCAAGATCATCAAGGACACCGACGTCAACTCCTTCGCAACGATGGGCGGCTTCGTCTACGTGAACGAAGGCTTGGTCGACTTCGTCCAGTCCGACGACGAGCTGGCAAGCGTGGTCGGTCACGAAACCGGTCACATCGAGCGGCGCCACGTCATTACCGCCAACTCCAAAGCGCAGATTCTCAACATCCTGTTCGGCATCGCGTCGATCTTCTCGCCGCTGATCTACAACCTCGGCGGTCTCGCCGAAGCCGGCATCATGTCCAAGGTTTCGCGTGAGAACGAAATCGAAGCCGACCGGTACGGTCTGCAGTTGATGTCGCGCGCGGGTTACGATCCCGACGCTATGGTCACGATGATGGCGCATATGGCCGTGCTCGGAGACGAGCACAGCGACCTCATCACCAAGTATCTGCAGGATCACCCGGATCCGGACAAGCGCGTCGCGCATCTCGTCGGATATCCCGAACTCAATCCGAAAGACGTAACGTCCGCGCAGGGACTCGTCGACGCATCGAGCGATCTCGAGCGCGCCCGCTACGAGTTCGCCTCGCTGCGGCTGTCGGAAGTCCTCAAGAACGATCCGCACAACGCCGAAGCGATGCTCGAACAGGGCCAAGCCGATCTCGCGCTGGGCATGACCGGAAAAGGCGAACAGACCTTGGCTCAAGCGGCGCAACTCGGTTCGCCGCAGACGCGCGCCGAGGCGAACTCGCGCATCGCGCAGCTCCGCCAAATGGAAGTCGAGCGCGTCAATCTGACGCATCCCAATCTCGCCAAGCTTCAGGCGGCGATCGCATCGGCGCAATCCTCGCACATCCTCACGTCCGGTCAAGTCGTCGAGCGCACCGCGGAGGGCAAGGATCAGATCAAGGCGATCAACACGCGCGTCAGTAGCATCGAGTACGAGATTCCGTCGTACTTCGGGCGCATCAATATCAAGCGCGGATCGCGCATCGAAGCGGTGGTCAAGAATCTCACGCTGATGGCGCGCTCGATCAATAGCACGCTCCAGGATTCGGGCGCGACGCTCGGCGGCGTCGGCTCGATGGAAAAGAACAAAGAGAGCGGCTTGCTCAAAGACACGGCCGACATCTACACCGACATGCTCGCACCGATGGCGATGGGTCCCGTTCCGGAAGACTCGCTGGCGGTGCTGCCGTCGTATCCGCAAATGCTCGATCAGCTGTCGAATGCCGACGGGGACATGCTGCGCTCGGTCGACGCCGCGCGCGCCTCGCTGACGGCGCTCGATCAGTCGCTCGGCGATCTCGACGACTTGCTCAAGCGGCTCGACAACGCGGAGCCCGGCTACAACGGCGACTTCAGCCAAATCTCGTACGAGTCGTTCTCTCCGCTGATGCAAAAAACCGTGACGGAGTTCAACTCGGCGGCGACTGCGGCGTCGCAAGGTTCGCAGCTCTACAACCTCGCCCGCTCCCGTCAACTGTCGGCCCGCATCACGATGCTTGGACTGGGGAACTCGCCACAGCGGTACTCGACCTTGGAGTACGCGCTGAAGCACCGGTTCGGCTCGACCGGAGTCGACTATCGCACCATGCTGCACGAGGGTTTGACGACGGGTGACGTCGTCGCGGCGACGATCGTCGCGGCCGACATCAAGAGCACGCCCGAAGCGATTATCGCCGAAGCCAAGAGCAACCACCAGAACGTCGTCGACGTCGCGAACACGCACGGGATGCACGCCTGGCCGCTCGAGATCTTCTTAGGCTTGGTCTACCTCGACTACACCGACGATCCGACCAAGGAGCTGCACCGTATCGACAACGGGAAGGGCGGCGAGCAGACGCTGACACAAATCGGCCTGTAG
- a CDS encoding YciI family protein, whose protein sequence is MRFVVLVKANKDSETGALPTSEQLEAMGKFNEQLAKDGVLLGADGLRPSSKGTRIRFDEGRATVTDGPFAETKELVAGFWIVQGKSHQEVVERFTHAPFHHAATIEIRQCYEMEDFGENATPEIRERQARLGV, encoded by the coding sequence ATGAGATTCGTCGTTTTAGTCAAGGCCAACAAGGATAGCGAGACGGGCGCACTGCCGACGAGCGAACAGCTCGAAGCGATGGGCAAGTTCAACGAACAGCTTGCCAAAGACGGCGTTCTGCTCGGAGCCGACGGGCTGCGGCCGTCGTCGAAAGGTACGCGCATTCGCTTCGATGAGGGACGTGCCACGGTCACCGACGGCCCGTTCGCCGAGACGAAGGAGCTGGTTGCCGGCTTCTGGATCGTGCAAGGCAAATCGCACCAAGAGGTCGTCGAGCGTTTTACGCACGCACCGTTCCATCACGCGGCGACGATCGAAATCCGTCAGTGTTACGAGATGGAAGATTTCGGTGAGAACGCGACCCCGGAAATTCGCGAACGCCAGGCGCGTTTGGGGGTCTAG
- the minD gene encoding septum site-determining protein MinD produces MHQLQPTLESVPERAKPLGRAIVVTSGKGGVGKTTTTANLGTALAQRGASVALVDADVGLRNLDIVLGLESRVKHHLLDVLEERVTLEEALVADKHSEKLFLLAAAQSREKDEVDTEKMRALIAALRERFEYVLIDCPAGIELGFKNAVAGAEEAIVVCTPEVSAVRDVDRVVGLLGNRFRPQLVINRLRPLLVKKGKMLSVEDVNAILRLPLLGVIADEPEIIVTTNRGEPLALRKDGPTAAAYHAIAARVAGEDVPAPMPVTKETFLDKIGSIFGGKKA; encoded by the coding sequence ATGCATCAACTACAGCCCACACTGGAAAGTGTGCCGGAGCGCGCGAAACCGCTAGGGCGAGCGATCGTCGTCACCTCCGGAAAAGGCGGCGTCGGCAAGACGACGACGACCGCCAATCTCGGTACCGCGCTCGCGCAGCGCGGCGCGTCCGTCGCGCTGGTCGACGCGGACGTCGGGTTGCGCAATCTCGACATCGTTCTCGGTCTGGAAAGCCGCGTCAAGCACCACTTGCTCGACGTGCTCGAGGAGCGCGTGACGCTCGAGGAAGCGCTCGTCGCCGACAAGCACAGCGAGAAACTCTTTTTGCTGGCCGCGGCGCAATCGCGCGAAAAAGACGAAGTCGATACGGAGAAGATGCGCGCGCTGATTGCGGCGCTGCGCGAGCGCTTCGAGTACGTGCTGATCGATTGTCCGGCCGGCATCGAGCTCGGCTTCAAAAACGCGGTGGCGGGCGCGGAGGAAGCCATCGTCGTGTGCACGCCCGAGGTTTCCGCGGTGCGCGACGTCGATCGCGTCGTCGGATTGCTTGGCAACCGGTTCCGGCCGCAGCTGGTAATCAACCGCTTGCGTCCGCTGCTCGTAAAGAAGGGCAAGATGCTGTCGGTCGAGGACGTGAACGCCATCCTGCGCCTGCCGTTGCTCGGTGTGATCGCCGACGAACCCGAGATCATCGTCACGACGAACCGAGGCGAGCCCTTGGCGCTTCGCAAGGACGGACCCACCGCGGCAGCCTACCACGCGATTGCGGCGCGCGTCGCGGGTGAAGACGTGCCCGCGCCGATGCCGGTAACGAAAGAAACGTTCTTGGATAAAATCGGTTCGATCTTCGGAGGAAAGAAAGCATGA
- the rodA gene encoding rod shape-determining protein RodA: MATLTVRSSAKRYARTFNWPLAIAGSAITLIGIACISSAGFHNPAFAGEARRQIMYVALGIPLMFVFSLVDYRNWQRWAPYLYAVNLLLLLFILRGGHSALGAQRWISLGPFGTFQPSEPAKLILAIALAAVMSKGTYENLQDLWKPLLTVAIPALLILKQPDLGTALVLLAILSTVLFFGLPRLGDFAIYAFGVVLVAAAAVGTNAVLKPFQKARLLVFLNPKLDPLGSGYNLNQSKIAVGSGEWLGRGFHHGTQTQLGFVPENSTDFIFTVLAEEWGFLGALALLALYVVLIYGGIRTMLAARDRFGFLLAAGIVGAFFFHVLVNVGMTIGMMPITGIPLPFVSYGGSAILTGFASIGVLLNIYSQKDRDVLGNA; encoded by the coding sequence TTGGCGACACTCACCGTTCGCAGCAGCGCTAAGCGCTACGCTCGCACGTTCAATTGGCCGCTCGCAATCGCCGGCAGCGCAATCACGCTGATTGGTATCGCGTGCATCAGTTCCGCCGGTTTTCACAATCCGGCTTTTGCCGGCGAGGCGCGCCGTCAAATCATGTACGTGGCGCTCGGCATTCCGCTGATGTTCGTCTTCTCGCTGGTCGACTATCGCAACTGGCAGCGGTGGGCGCCGTATCTTTACGCCGTCAACCTGCTCTTACTGCTGTTCATTTTGCGCGGCGGTCACAGCGCGCTGGGCGCGCAGCGCTGGATCTCGCTCGGTCCGTTCGGCACGTTCCAGCCGTCCGAGCCGGCCAAACTCATTTTGGCGATAGCGTTGGCTGCCGTGATGAGCAAAGGCACGTACGAGAACTTGCAAGATCTGTGGAAGCCGCTGCTCACCGTCGCGATTCCGGCGCTGCTGATTCTCAAGCAGCCCGATCTCGGCACGGCGCTCGTGCTGTTGGCGATATTGAGTACCGTGTTGTTCTTCGGATTGCCGCGACTCGGCGACTTCGCGATTTACGCGTTCGGCGTCGTGCTCGTCGCGGCGGCCGCCGTCGGCACCAACGCGGTGCTCAAGCCGTTTCAGAAAGCTCGCTTGCTCGTCTTTCTCAATCCGAAGCTCGATCCGCTCGGATCCGGCTACAACCTCAATCAATCGAAGATCGCGGTCGGCAGCGGTGAGTGGCTGGGTCGCGGATTCCATCACGGCACGCAGACCCAACTCGGATTCGTCCCCGAAAACTCGACCGACTTCATCTTTACGGTCTTGGCCGAGGAGTGGGGATTTCTCGGCGCGCTCGCGCTGCTGGCACTTTACGTCGTGCTCATCTACGGCGGCATACGCACGATGTTGGCGGCGCGGGACCGCTTCGGATTCTTGCTGGCCGCCGGCATCGTGGGCGCGTTTTTCTTCCACGTCCTCGTCAACGTCGGCATGACGATCGGCATGATGCCGATCACGGGCATTCCGCTTCCGTTCGTTTCGTACGGCGGCTCCGCGATTCTGACGGGATTTGCGTCGATCGGCGTGCTGCTCAACATTTACTCACAGAAGGACCGGGACGTGCTGGGGAACGCCTAG
- the minE gene encoding cell division topological specificity factor MinE, giving the protein MIDFLKRLFGQPGSSVAAKERLRLVLMTDHLELAPEMIESMKRDLVDVISRYVEVDRDRIEVNFEQQDRALAMLANIPILSVNRPTNATPKAAEPAPAVAVASAPNVTSPGAQAAGENNIIVRRRRRRRKNQPVGAGPKPAPAH; this is encoded by the coding sequence ATGATAGACTTCCTCAAGCGGCTCTTCGGACAGCCCGGATCGAGCGTCGCGGCCAAGGAGCGCTTGCGCCTGGTGCTGATGACCGACCATCTCGAGCTCGCACCCGAAATGATCGAATCGATGAAGCGCGATCTGGTCGACGTCATCTCGCGGTACGTCGAAGTGGATCGCGATCGCATCGAGGTCAACTTCGAGCAGCAGGATCGTGCGCTCGCAATGCTGGCCAACATCCCGATTCTCTCGGTGAACCGGCCGACCAATGCAACGCCCAAGGCCGCCGAACCGGCGCCTGCCGTTGCGGTCGCATCCGCCCCGAACGTCACGTCGCCCGGTGCTCAAGCGGCCGGCGAAAACAACATCATCGTTCGGCGCCGCCGTCGGCGTCGCAAGAATCAGCCCGTAGGGGCAGGGCCAAAGCCGGCTCCGGCGCACTAG
- a CDS encoding septum site-determining protein MinC: protein MALLRGKGLGLELVFAGRELGEAFEELETRLAERPGFYRGTSALVNFGNEPASSDVIVKLQSLLNEAGIELRALTGSGEIESLARTFGLPYEAAEPRATPELDRRRALRPPGEIRLSDSAKSLVADFAGARADIAERRRRGEASVPQLDLTEPEPVPEPSRPAQLHLVEAPPPTLYHTGTLRGGQTLHHPGNVVVVGDVNPGAEIVASGDVLVFGRLAGVAHAGAQGDEAARVFALDLRATQLRIATFIAADAESAPRVRTVPEAALVRDGRILIVPFDQIDRLQERGISSV, encoded by the coding sequence GTGGCGCTCTTACGTGGTAAAGGGCTGGGTCTCGAACTGGTCTTTGCCGGGCGCGAGCTCGGAGAGGCTTTCGAAGAGCTGGAAACTCGCCTTGCCGAGCGTCCGGGCTTTTACCGCGGCACTTCTGCACTGGTTAACTTCGGTAACGAACCAGCGAGTTCCGACGTGATCGTCAAGCTCCAATCACTTTTGAATGAAGCTGGGATCGAGCTGAGAGCGCTGACGGGCTCCGGCGAGATCGAGTCGCTGGCACGAACCTTCGGCTTGCCGTACGAAGCTGCCGAGCCTCGTGCGACCCCGGAACTCGATCGACGCCGGGCGTTGCGCCCACCGGGCGAGATCCGGCTGTCGGATTCGGCAAAATCCCTCGTGGCCGACTTTGCCGGGGCGCGCGCCGACATCGCCGAGCGCCGGCGTCGCGGCGAGGCGAGCGTCCCGCAGCTTGACCTGACCGAGCCGGAGCCGGTGCCCGAGCCCTCCCGGCCGGCGCAACTGCACCTCGTCGAAGCGCCGCCGCCGACGCTCTACCACACCGGAACTTTGCGCGGCGGACAAACGCTGCATCATCCCGGCAACGTCGTCGTCGTCGGCGACGTCAATCCGGGTGCCGAGATCGTCGCGTCGGGTGACGTGCTCGTCTTCGGCCGCTTGGCCGGCGTCGCGCATGCCGGCGCGCAAGGCGACGAAGCCGCGCGCGTGTTCGCGCTCGATCTCCGAGCGACGCAGCTGCGCATCGCAACGTTCATCGCCGCCGACGCGGAAAGTGCTCCGCGCGTCCGCACCGTGCCCGAAGCGGCGCTCGTGCGCGACGGGCGCATCCTCATCGTGCCCTTCGATCAAATCGATCGACTTCAAGAGCGAGGCATCTCATCGGTATGA
- the minD gene encoding septum site-determining protein MinD, whose product MNSRKIVITSGKGGVGKTTTTANLGAALAKRGKRVVLIDADIGLRNLDLVLGLEKRIVFDLVEVAEGRCQLRQALIKDKRFESLSILPAAQTREKDAITEEQFAAIVDLAAEGADYVLIDCPAGIEAGFRNAIAGAAEAIVVTTPEVSAIRDADRVVGKLNDRGKPIRLIVNRLRQEMVRSGDMLSVEDVCEILAIELVGIVPDDEEIIDTTNRGEPIVLDENSRLRPIYDKIVRRLEGEIVPFTNFDQPGFFGRLLDALKAG is encoded by the coding sequence ATGAATTCGCGCAAAATCGTCATCACGTCCGGAAAAGGCGGGGTCGGAAAGACGACGACGACCGCCAATCTCGGTGCGGCGCTCGCCAAACGCGGCAAGCGCGTCGTCTTGATCGACGCGGACATCGGCCTGCGTAACCTCGATTTGGTGCTCGGCCTCGAGAAGCGCATCGTCTTCGACCTGGTCGAAGTCGCCGAAGGCCGCTGCCAGCTGCGCCAAGCGCTGATCAAAGACAAGCGGTTCGAATCGCTCTCGATTCTGCCGGCGGCGCAGACGCGCGAGAAAGACGCGATTACCGAAGAACAGTTTGCGGCGATCGTCGATCTCGCGGCGGAAGGCGCCGATTACGTGCTCATCGATTGCCCGGCCGGCATCGAAGCGGGCTTCCGCAACGCTATTGCGGGAGCGGCCGAAGCAATCGTCGTGACGACGCCTGAGGTGAGCGCGATTCGCGACGCCGACCGAGTCGTCGGAAAGCTCAACGATCGCGGCAAGCCGATCCGGTTGATCGTCAACCGGCTGCGCCAAGAGATGGTGCGCAGCGGCGACATGCTCTCGGTCGAAGACGTTTGCGAAATCTTGGCGATCGAACTGGTCGGCATCGTTCCCGACGACGAAGAGATCATCGACACCACCAATCGCGGCGAACCGATCGTTCTCGACGAGAACAGCCGGCTGCGGCCGATCTACGATAAAATCGTTCGGCGGCTCGAAGGCGAGATCGTACCGTTTACCAACTTCGATCAGCCGGGCTTTTTCGGACGTCTTCTCGACGCACTCAAAGCCGGATAA